Proteins encoded together in one Stutzerimonas stutzeri window:
- a CDS encoding 2-oxoglutarate and iron-dependent oxygenase domain-containing protein produces the protein MNSLPVIDISPLYNADEAGHLAVAEAIDRACREWGFFYIKGHPISAERIATCTDHAKRFFALPADEKLKIDITKSRHHRGYGAVATEQLDPSQPCDLKETFDMGFHMPADHPEVLAGKPLRGPNRHPLQIEGWTELMEGHYRDMQDLACTLLRAIALALGIERDFFDKRFVEPISVFRMIHYPPRQTATSADQQGAGAHTDYGCVTLLYQDQAGGLQVQNVKGEWIDAPPIEGTYVVNIGDMMARWSNDRYKSTPHRVISPLGVDRYSMPFFAEPHPDTEIACLPGCYDETNPPKYPSTTCSRYMLSRFAETYAYRRQGEAEPV, from the coding sequence ATGAACTCACTGCCCGTCATCGATATTTCGCCGCTCTATAACGCCGACGAGGCCGGCCATCTGGCCGTCGCCGAGGCCATCGACCGCGCCTGCCGCGAGTGGGGCTTCTTCTATATCAAGGGTCATCCGATCAGCGCCGAGCGCATCGCCACCTGCACCGACCATGCCAAGCGTTTCTTTGCCCTGCCCGCCGACGAAAAGCTGAAGATCGATATCACCAAGAGCCGCCATCACCGCGGCTACGGTGCCGTCGCCACCGAGCAGCTCGACCCGAGCCAGCCGTGCGACCTCAAGGAAACCTTCGACATGGGTTTCCATATGCCTGCCGATCATCCCGAGGTACTGGCCGGCAAACCACTGCGCGGGCCCAACCGTCATCCGCTGCAGATCGAAGGCTGGACCGAGCTGATGGAAGGGCACTACCGCGACATGCAGGACCTTGCCTGCACGCTTCTGCGTGCCATCGCACTCGCCCTTGGCATCGAGCGGGACTTCTTCGACAAGCGCTTCGTCGAGCCCATCAGCGTATTCCGCATGATCCACTACCCGCCCCGGCAGACCGCCACCAGCGCCGATCAGCAAGGCGCCGGCGCGCACACCGATTACGGCTGCGTCACCCTGCTCTATCAGGACCAGGCCGGCGGCCTGCAGGTGCAGAACGTCAAGGGCGAGTGGATCGACGCACCGCCCATCGAGGGCACCTACGTGGTCAACATCGGCGACATGATGGCGCGCTGGAGCAACGACCGTTACAAGTCGACGCCCCATCGCGTGATCAGCCCGCTGGGCGTGGACCGCTACTCCATGCCGTTCTTCGCCGAGCCGCATCCGGACACCGAGATCGCCTGCCTGCCCGGTTGCTACGACGAAACCAACCCGCCGAAATACCCGAGCACCACCTGCAGCCGGTACATGCTCTCGCGCTTCGCCGAGACCTACGCCTACCGACGGCAGGGCGAGGCCGAACCCGTCTGA